Below is a genomic region from Streptomyces ferrugineus.
GGCGGCCTCGTTGACGAACCGGGCGCCGGCCGCGTTGATCAGCAGACCGCCGGGGAGGGTGCGTTCGGCGAGGCAGAAGTACGGCCGGTCGGGGAGCGGGATCGCCGGGCCCCACCAGGCGTCGTCCATGAGGCCGAGCGCGGCGCCGAGACGCTGTCCGGCCCGGATGCCGTCGCCGGTGTTCTCCTTCGCGCCGACGGTCCAGTCCGTGCCGATGGGCCGGCGCTGGTAGCGCTCGCGCATCGCCGCGTTGTGCTCGAAGCCGCCCGAGCCGACGATCACGCCCCGGCGGGCGCGGACCAGGCCGGGGGTGCCGTCCCGGGTGACGACGGCGCCGCTCACGGTGCCGCCCTCGACGTAGAGGTCGGTGAGCGGCGCGCCGAGCCACACGGGAACCCCCGCCGACCGCAGCCCCAGGCGCAGTCCGGCCGCCAGCGACTGCCCCATGGTCAGCGGCTTCTCCCCGCGCAGGGCCGCCGCCGTGCCCCGCGCCAGGCACTGGGCGGCCACCGCGGCCCCCTTGAGGTTCACCGCGGCCAGGGCCAGCCACTTGTAGTCGGCGCTGAAGACGACCAGTCCGGCCGGCACCTCCAGGTACGGCGGGTTCAGCCGGGCCAGTTCGGCGCCCAGGAGGTTGCCGTCGAGCTGGTCGGGCTCGATGGAGCGGCCGTTCGGCAGGCCGCCGGGCAGCTCGGGGTAGTAGTCGCTGTAGCCCTCCATCCAGCGGAACCGCAGCGGGCTGTTGGCCATGACGAAGGAGAGCATCGCCGGGCCGTGGGCGAGAAAGGCCCGCTGCCGGTCCGCGGGAACGTCCGGGCCGACGACGGCGGCGAGGTAGGCGGCGGCCTTCGCGGGCGTGTCCGGCACGCCCGCCGCGAGGATCACGGAGTTGTTGGGGATCCAGATCCCGGCACCGGACCGGGCGGCCGACCCGCCGAAGGTGGGCGCCTTCTCCAGCACCACACAGCTCAGGCCCTGCTTGGCGGCGGTGAGGGCGGCGGTCATGCCGGCGGCCCCGGAGCCGACGACCACGACGTCGTACGTACCGAGCAGGGGCAGATCGGCCGCATGGGCGGCGGTGAACCCGAGGGAGGCCGTGACCGTGCCCGCGGCACCGGCGGCGAGGAGGTGTCTTCGGGAAGGGTGCGCGCTGGTGGTCATGGGACAGCTCCCGCCTGGACGACTCCGCATATCTGAGGATGTGTCAGAAGTGCGAATGTGACGCGGATGCCTTGTGAAGTCAAGTGCGGGGAGAGGGAGTTGAGCGCCGCTTCCCACCCTTTTGGGTCGGCACCCGCCCCCTCCCCGCCATGGTCCGGACTCCGGCGAGGGCGAGGAGCGGGTTGCCGCCCGGGCCCGTCCAGGATCGTCGTACATCGGGCAAAGCCCAGTCAATCCTTGGGATTTGTGGCGACCTCCAAGAGTTAGCTTGGGTGTCATGACTCTCGACGACCTGCGGGTGTTCGTGGCCGTGTGCCGGGCCGGAAGTCTCAGCTCGGTGGCGCGGGAGCTGGGGTGTACGCAGTCGGCCGTGAGCCAGCATGTGAAGCGGCTGGAGCGGGAGACCGGGGTCGCGCTGCTGGAACGGCAGCCTCGCGGGGTGGTGCCGACACAGGCGGGGCGGGTGCTGGAGGCGGCGGCCGCCGAGGGGATGTCCGGGCTGGATCTGGCGCTGCGGCAGCTGCGGGATCTCGTCGACGGCGACAGCGGGTACGTGCGGGTGGCGACGGGCGCGACGACCGTACGGCACTTCATGTCGGAGGCGGTCGTCGCGTACCGGCGGCGCCACCCCCGGGTCAACCTGGAGTTCCGTACGGTGAGTTCGGGCCGCGGCAGCTTCGACGCGCTGGCCGACGGCACGCTCGACCTGGCCTGGATCACCCTCGGCCCACCGGTGCGCGGCATCGAGCAGCGGCCGGTGGTGGGGCTGCCGTGGGTGCTGGCGGTGCGGTGCGACGATCCGCTGGCCGGGCGGCCGTACGTCGATGCCGGTGCCGACATGGGTGACGTACGGCTGATCCGGCTGCCGCCGAACTCCGCCTCGGCGGCCCATCTGGACGCCGCCTGCGCCGAGTTGGGCGTCCGGTTCGCGCACGACACCAGCGTCGCCGACTGGGACACGGCGCTGCTGCTGGCCGAGCTGGGGGTCGGCCGGGCCGTGGTGCCCGCGCTGCCCGGACTGTCCGTCCCGGGCGACGGCGACCTGCGTCTGATCCCCGTCCCCGCGCTGCGGCCGCTGCCGGTCGGCTGGGCCGTGCGCCGCTGGGAGGCGCTCGGCCCGCCCGCCCGGGCGTTCGCGGACCTGGTGGAGAGCTACCGCCGGGCCCCCGGAACCGGCCGCTGACCGTCCGGGCGGCTACTTCAGGCCGATCTCCGCGCAGTCCGCCGCGTACTCGGAGGTGCAGATCTGGTCGACGGTGTAGACGCCGTCCTGGATCACCGTGTCCTTGATGTTCTTCTTCGTCAGGGCGACCACCGACACCAGCTGGGCCGGGATGTCGTCCTGGGTCGGGCTGTCGACCGAGTCCTGGGTGAGCGCGTCGAACTCGATGTTGCGGCCCTGGACCTTGTACACGGCCATCTTCGCGGCGTTGGTCGCCTCCAGCAGGAAGGACTTGTACACGGTCATGAACTGCTCGCCCGAGACGATCCGCTGCACCGCCTCCAGGTTCGCGTCCTGCCCGGTCACCGGCGGGATCCTGCCCGCACCGGCCTCCTTGAGCGCGTCGATGACGGCGCCCGCCATGCCGTCGTTGGCGGAGTAGACGGCGGCGACGTCGCCGACCCCGACGGAGGCGATCGCCTTCTCCATGTTGGCCTTGGCCACCGCCGGCGACCACTTCTCGGTGTCGTACCTCTTGACGATGTTCACCTCGCCCTCGAGCTCCTCGAGGGCGCCCTTCTTGAACCGCGCCGTGTTCGGGTCGGCGGGGTCGCCGTTCATCATGACGACCTTGCCGGTCGCGGCCTTCGAGCCGAGTTCCTCGACGATGGCGCGGCCCTGGACCTCGCCGACGAGCTCGTTGTCGTGGGAGACGTACGCGTCGATGGGCCCCTCGGCGAGGCGGTCGTAGGCGATGACCGGGATGCCCGCGTCCTTGGCCTTCCGCACGTCCGGCGCGATGGCCTTGGAGTCCAGCGCGTCCACCAGGATGACGTCCACCTCGTCGTCGATCATCTGCTGGAACTGCCGGCTCTGCTTCTTGGGGCTCGCCTCGGCGTTGGCGTAGACGACCTTGCCCTTGTTCTTGGTGAGGGTGCCGACCTCCTTCTTGATGAGCGGGTAGTCGAACTTCTCGAAGCGGGCGGTGTCCTTGTCGGGCAGCAGCAGGCCCACCGTGATGTCGTCCCCCTTCTCCGGCGACGCCGAGCTCTCACCGCCTCCGATGCCGTCGATGACGCCGCACGCGGTGAGCGACATCGCGGAGGCGGAGGCGGCGAGGGCTATGCCGAGACGGCGCATACCGGAGACGTGGGGGGTACGAGCGTTCACTACTGGGCCTTCCGAGCGGAGGAGCGGTGTTGCTACCCGGGCTGGCGGTAGCCAACGCGGGGACGTCATGTCACGTCAAGAGGTTGTCGTAACGACATGGCAACCGTTTCCCCCTGGAAGGCGACGACCGGGCGATCCCGCCGATCGAGGGTCAGATCAGCTCCTCCTTGAACCCCTGCCGCCACGAGGGGTACCGCAGCTCCCAGCCGAGCTCCCGCTTGGTCCTGGCGTTGGAGAAGCCGTGGCCCTCCGTCATCAGGGACACCGCGAACTCCCCGGCCAGCAGCTTGGCCAGCCACCGGGGAACCCGCATCGGCCGCTTCGCCCCGGCACACGCGGCCAGATACGGCAGCCAGTCGCGGACCTGGGCCGGCTCGTCGTCGACGATGTTGAACACGCCCCGCGCCTGCTTCTCCACGGCCAGGACGGTGGCGCTCGCCGCGTCGTCGAGGTGGATCCACGAGTTCCAGCCGGTGCCCTCCCCGACGAGCGGGAACTTCCGCTTGCGCACCATGTCGACCACGTCGTCGCTGGCGCCGGGGCCGTAGAACCCGCCGTATCGCAGGACCGTGCCGCCTGCCTTGGGCACCACGTCCTGGATGTGCAGGACGCCCGCCGAGAGCCTGCGCACCACCGGCACCGGGCCCGGGTCGATCGGGTCCTCCTCGGTCAGCAGCCCCGCGCCGGGCCCGTAGCTCTGCGCGAAGCTCTGCACCACGACGTGGGGTACGCCGGTCGCCTCGGCGGCGGCCAGCAAGTGGTCCGTGCCCTCGATACGCAGCCGGTTGGTGGGGGCGAAGAACCGGTCGGGGTGCCGCATGTTGGGCTTGCCGCTGCCGAGCCCGGTCATCTCGTGCACGATCGCGTCCGGCCGGGCCTGGGCCACCGCCTCGCCGACCGACATCGCGTCCAGCCCGTCCATCACGACACCCTCGGCGCCCAGCCGCTCCAGCAGCCCCAGCTTGGCCGCGCTCGTCGTCGTAGCCGTCACCTGATGCCCCCGCGCCACGAGCTGCGGCACCAGCCGCCGCCCCAGGGCCCCGGCCCCACCTGCCACGAACACCCGCATGACCATCACCTTCCGGTTTCGGACCGTGTCCTGTCGAAACCTTGGACGAGATGGCCCGGCCGTCTGTGACATGGGAGGCGTGGCATCCGGGTGGAGATCGCCGCCGAAGCGACCCGAGCCGCGACGAGGAGCGCCGCGAGTGTGCGGAAGGGACCCGCGCCCGCCGCGTCACCGCTCGTACAGCCCCTCCACCTCCGTCGCGAAGTCCCGCATGATCGCCTCCCTGCGCAGCTTCATCGACGGGGTCAGATGGCCGTCCATCTCGGTGAAGTCCGCCGGCAGGATCGCGAAGCGGCGGATCGACTCCGGTCTGGACACCAGCTTGTTCGCCTCGTCCACCGCGCGTTGCAGGATCGCCCTGAGCTCGTCGTCGGTGACGAGGAGTTCGGCGGGCACGGAGTGCTTGCCGTTCATCCGGCGCCAGTGGGTGACGCCGTCCATGTCCAGGGTGATCAACGCGGACACATACGGCCTCCGGTCGCCCAGGACGATGCACTGGGAGATCAGGGGGTGCGAGCGCAGCCAGTTCTCCAGGGGCGCCGGGGCCACGCTCTTGCCGCCCGCCGTGATCAGCAGTTCCTTCTTGCGGCCGGTGATCGTCAGATAGCCCTCGTCGTCCAGGGCACCGATGTCCCCCGTCGGCAGCCAGCCGTCCGCCGCCGCCGGGACGACGCCGCCCGCGGCCGGGTCCCAGTAGCCGCGCAGCACCTGGTCGCCGGCGATGAGGATCTCGCCGTCGGAGGCGATGCGGACCCGGGTGCCGGGCAGCGGCCAGCCGACCGTGCCGAGGCGGGGCTTGAGCGGCGGTGTCACCGTGGCCGCGCCCGTGGTCTCGGTCAGTCCGTAGCCCTCGTAGATCTCGATGCCCGCCCCGGTGTAGAAGGCGGCCAGGCGCCGGCCGAGGGGTGAGCCGCCGCAGATCGCGTACTTCACACGGCCGCCCATCGCGTTGCGGATACGGCGGTAGACCAGGGGGTCGTAGAAGGCGCGGGCCGTCTTCAGGGCCGTGCTCGGACCCGACCCCGTGCCGCCCGCCTTGGCCTCCAGTGCCTCGCCGTAGCGCTCGGCGACCGACGCCGCACGGTCGAAGGACGAGACGCGGCCGCCCGTCTCGGCCTTGGCGCGGGCACTGTTGAAGACCTTCTCCAGCATGTAGGGGATGGTCAGCAGACAGGTCGGGCGGAAGGCCGCGAGGTCCGGCAGCAGATCCTGAGCCTTCAGGCTCGGCGCATGGCCCAGGCGCACCCTGGCCCGCACGCAGGCCACCGCCACCATGCGGCCGAAGACGTGCGACATGGGCAGGAAGAGCAGCACCGACGCCTCTTCGCTGGTCCTCGCCTTGAAGATCGGGTAGAGCAGTTCGATGGCGTTGTCCACCTCGGCGAAGAAGTTGCCGTGGGTCAGCGCGCAGCCCTTGGGGCGGCCCGTCGTGCCCGAGGTGTAGATCAGCGTCGCCAGCGTGTCCGGCACCAGCATGCCGCGCCGTACGCCCACCTCCCCGTCCGGCTGCTGTGCGCCCAGTTCCCCGAGCCGCTCCACGTGGCCCTTGTCCATCACCCACATGTGGCGCAGGTCGGGCACCCGGTCCAGTTCGGGGCCGAGGGCGGCCGCCTGGGCGGCGGTCTCGGTGACCAGGGCCACCGCGCCGGAGTCCTGGAGGATCCAGCGGGTCTGGAAGACGGAGGAGGTGGGGTAGACGGGGACCGTCACCAGGCCGGCCGCCCAGGCGGCGAAGTCGAGGAGGGTCCACTCGTAGACGGTGCGCGCCATGACGGCGATCCGGTCGCCGGGCGTCAGCCCCTCCGCGATCAGCCCCTTCGCCACCGCCTGCACCTGCTCGGCGAACTGAGCCGCCGTCACGTCCGTCCATTGCCCGTCCTCGCCCCTGCGGCTGAGGACCACGGCGTCGGGGGCCGCCGCCGCGTTGTCGAAGGGCAGGTCCGCGAGCGACCCATGGGTCACCGGCGGCGCGAACGGCGGTACGTACGCCTCCCGTACGGCACCGTCGAGCCGCCGCGTCTCGGGCTGGACCAGGTTCGGTCCGGGGGCGTCGCCGTAGGCGGCCGAGGGGGCGAAGGACGGAAGCGGGGTGGACACGGGCGGCTCCTGCGGCGGGCGTGCAGCGGGAAAACTGCTTGCTGCATGACGTACGTGCCTCGCGCACCGTGGCGTTCACCTGCGGAGGCCTGCGGAAACGGGTTACCGCTGGTTAGGCAGGCGATCGTACGGTGCCCGCGTGTGGGGGTTGTGCGGGTTCGGGGGTGGTCCGGGGCCGGGTATGTGCAACGTCGGGGGTTATGTGAGGGGCACTCAGCTTCGCCTCACCTTCTTCTTACCTTCGTTCCAGAACCGCCGTGACACCCTGCCCGCCCGCCGCACACACGGAGATCAGTCCGCGTCCCGAACCGCCCTTCTCCGCCAGCGACTTGGCCAGCGTCGCCACGATCCGCGCACCGGTCGCCGCGAACGGGTGACCGGTCGCCAGCGAGGAGCCGGTGACGTTCAGCCGGGCGCGGTCCAGGGGGCCGAGTCCCCGCTTCTCCCACGCCGCCAGCGTGGCCAGCACCTGGGAGGCGAAGGCCTCGTGGATCTCGACGAAGTCGAAGTCGCCGAGGGCGAGTCCGGTGCGCGCCAGCATGCGCGGGACAGCGTACGCCGGTGCCATCAGCAGCCCGTCCTCGCCGTCCGCGACATCGCCGCGGACGAAGTCCACGGCCGCCGTCTCGTAGGCGGTGAGATACGCCAGCGGTTCCAGGCCCCGGCGCTCGGCCCACTCCTCGCTCGCCAGCAGCACGACCGCCGCGCCGTCCGTCAGCGGCGTCGAATTGCCCGCCGTCATGGTGGGGGCGGGCCGGTCGACGCCGAACACCGGCTTCAGCGCGGTGAGTTTCTCCGGCGTCGAGCCGGGGCGCAGGTTCTGGTCCCGCTCCAGGCCGCGGAAGGGCACCACCAGGTCCTGGAAGAACCCGCGCTCGTACGCCGCCGCCAGCCGCTGATGACTGGTGGCCGCCAGTTCGTCCTGCGCCTCGCGGGTGATGCCGAAGGCGCGGGCGGTCACGGCGGCGTGCTCGCCCATGGACAGCTTGGTGCGGGGCTCGGCGTTGCGCGGGATGTCGGGGACGAGGTGGGAGGGCCGGACGCGCGCCAGCGCCCTGATCCGCCCGCCCAGCGACTTGGCCCGCCGCGCCTCCAGCAGGATGCGGCGCAGTTCGTCGTTGACGCCGAGGGGCGCGTCGCTCGTCGTGTCCGCGCCGCCCGCGATCGCCGACTCGGTCTGGCCGAGCGCGATCTTGTTGGCGGCGGCGATCACGGCTTGGAGGCCGGTCCCGCAGGCCTGCTGGATGTCGTACGCGGGCGTGCGCGCGTCCAGCTTCGAGCCGAGGACGGTCTCGCGGGCGAGGTTGAAGTCGCGGCTGTGCTTGAGCACGGCCCCGGCGACGAACTCGCCGACCGCGCCCGGATCGCCCAGCCCGTAGCGCTCGACCAGCCCGTCGAGCACGGCCGTGAGCATGTCCTGGTTGGACGCGGTGGCGTACGGGCCGTCGGAGCGTGCGAACGGAACACGGGTGCCGCCGATGATCGCCACGCGCCGCACCGTCGGCGCCAACAGGGAGCTCATCTCCACTCACTCCTCACGTCCACATGGGCTTACCTCGGGTAACCTTACTCCGGAGTCAGCATCGGAGCGCACTGGGAGTGGGACATGGCCGACCGCTATCTGAGCTTCACCGGCACGGCCCCCGGCCGCTTCCTCACCCGCCGCCTCGGACTGCCGCAGCCGGCGGCCCTCAGACGCTGGTCGCCGGAGCACCCCGCGCTGAAGGGCGACCGGCTCCTCCTGACCGCCGGCAAGTCGGACCTCGACCTGTCCGGCGCGGGGCTGGAGCTGACGTCCTCCTCCGACAGGCCGGCCGCCGTCCTCCTGGACGCCACCGGGGTCCGGGACGTCGAGACGCTCGCCGAGGTGCACGCCGCCCTCCACCCGGTCCTGCGATCGGTCGCGGACAGCGGCCGGGTCGTCGTCCTGGGCGCGCCCCTCGATCCCGCCGACCACCACCAGGCGGCCGTCCAGCAGGCCCTGGAGGGCTTCACCCGCTCGCTGGGCAAGGAGATCGGGCGCGGCCGTACGGTCAATCTCGTACGGCTCGCCGACGCGCGTGCCGCCGGGTCGACCCTGCGCTTCCTCCTCTCCCCCAAGTCGGCCTACGTCAGCGGCCAGGTCGTCGAGGTCGGCCCGGCGGACGGCATGGACGGCACGGATGGCACGGATGGCGCTTTCCCCGCGGCCAACGCCACCGACCGCCCGCTGACCGGTCGCACCGCCCTGGTCACCGGCGCCGCGCGCGGCATCGGTGAGGCGGTCGCCGAGACGCTGGCCAGGGACGGCGCCCGGGTCGTCGTACTCGATGTGCCGCAGGCCGAGCAGGACGCCCGGCGGGTCGCCGACCGGCTCGGCGGCACCGCCCTCGCGCTCGACATCACCGTCCCCGACGCGGGCACGCGCATCGCAGAGGCGCTGCCGGACGGGCTGGACGTGCTGGTGCACAACGCCGGCATCACGCGTGACCGTCGGCTGGTGAACATGCCCGCCGAGCACTGGAGCTCGGTGCTCGACGTCAATCTCGCGAGCGTGCTGCGCACGACGGACGCGCTGCTGGCGAGCGGGACCCTGCGGCGGGGCGGCCGGATCGTGGCGACGGCGTCGATCGCGGGGCTGGCGGGGAACGCCGGGCAGACCAACTACGGCGCGAGCAAGGCGGGCGTCGTCGGCCTGGTCCGCTCCCTCGCGCCGCGTGCGCTTGCCGAGCACGGGGTGACGGTCAACGCGGTCGCGCCCGGCTTCATCGAGACGAAGATGACCGCCGCGATCCCGCTGTTCATCCGGGAGGCGGGGCGCCGGATGAACTCGCTCGCGCAGGGCGGACTGCCGGTCGACGTCGCCGAGACGACCGCATGGCTGGCGGACCTGGGCTCCGGGGCCGTCAACGGACAGGTCGTACGCGTATGCGGCCAGAGCCTGTTGGGGGCCTGATGGATCTCGTGCTCACCAGTACTCCTTCCCTTCCGCCGCTGCTCACCCAGGGCGCCCTGCTGTCACCCTTCAAACGACCCGGCCCCGACGCGGAGTTCCCGCGCACCCGCCTCGTGCTGCCGGGACTTCGGGTCGACCTCGCCCGGCTGGCCTCGTACGAGAGGGTGTGCGGCTTTCCCACCGGGGAGGACGCGCTGCCGGTGACCTATCCGCACGTGCTCGGCTTCCCGCTGACGATGCGGCTGATGAGCGGCCGGGACTTCCCGCTGCCGCTGCTCGGGCTCGTCCACACGTCGATCACGATCACCCAGTACCGGGCTCTCGCGGCCACCGGGGAGTACGAACTCTCCGTGCGCGTCGACGGGCTGGCGCCGCACCGGCGCGGCACGGAGGCCGCCGTGCTCACCGCGATCCGGGCGGGCGACGAGGTGGTGTGGGAGTCGCGGAGCACCTATCTGGCCCGGCATCGCACCTCGCCGCACCAGGGTCCCGAGCCGACGAGGGAGGCTACCGAGCCGGCGAAGGAGGCGCGCGAGCCGGTGCCCGCCGTCGCCGAGTGGCGCATCGCCGGTGACGTCGGCCGTCGCTACGGCGCCGCCTCGGGTGACCGCAACCCCATCCATCTGCACCCCCTCACCGCCCGCCTGTTCGGCTTCCCGCGCGCCATCGCGCACGGCATGTGGACGGTGGCCCGCTGCCTCGCCGCGCACGGGGTGCCCGAACGGGTCCGGGTGGATGCCGAGTTCCGGGCGCCGGTGCTGCTGCCGGGGACGGTGACGTACGCGGCGGAAGGCGGGCGGTTCGAACTACGGGGCGGCGGGCGCGTTCATCTGGCCGGGGAGGTCTGGCCGCTCGCCTCGTGAGCGGCGTCCGGCGCGGTCCAGGGCTTGCCGTCCATCAGGTTGCCCAGCCCGGACCAGGCGAAGTTCATCAAGGTGGCCGCCGCCTGTCGCGCCGTCACGCCCGACGCGGCGTTGGCCCAGTCCGCGAGCGACTCGGCGGCGCCCACGAGGGCCTCGGCGAGACCGGCGACCTCGCTCTCGGGGAGGTCGGGGTCGCGGTGCGCCTCCCGGGCGGCCGCGACGATCAGCTGGGTCACGAACGCCACGATCTCCGCCCGCATCGCGGCGACCTCGGAGGCGAACGGCTCGCCGTGGGTGCGGGCCTGGAGGTGCAGGACGGACCAGCCGTCCGGGTTCTGGGAGGTGTGCGCGAAGAACGCGCCGAGGCCTTCCCAGAGTTGGCGGTCGGCCGGCAGCTCGCGCCGGACTCCGGCCCGCACCGCCGCGGTGAGCGCGTCGGCCTCGCGGCGGATACAGGCGGTGAACAGATCTTCCTTCGAGTTCAGATACAGGTACACCAACGGCTTGGACACGCCCGCGAGTTCGGCGATCTCGTCCATCGACGCGGCCATGTACCCGCGCTGCCCGAACGTCCGCACGGCGGCGTCCAGCATCTGCTGCTCACGGACGGCCCGCGGCATCCGTTTGGTCTTCACGGCACCCATGCCGATTAGCGTACGGGCCGGGAGGGTCGATCCCACCCGGCCCGCTGCGAACCGCTGCCCTACTCGTCGCCGCTCATGTCGTCCACGAGCCGCGCGAGCCGCTCCGTCCGGTCACCCCACGGCTGCCCGTCCCCGGCCGGCAGGGCCGTCATCCGGGGCAGCAACTGCGCGGTGAGGAGGGTCGACAGGGCCGAGGTGTCGGCGCTCGTGCCGTCGGTGCGCACGACCACCGGCTGCGGGGCCTTCCCGGCGAGCTTCGCGCCCACCTCCAGGCGGCGCCGGGCCAGTTCGTACTGCAGGACGGCGCGGTTGTCGCGGTAGGCCTTGGCGAGGGCGCGCTGGGCGCGGGCCTCGTTCTCCGCGGCGATCAGTCCGCTGCGGCCACGCGTCTCGATCTCGAACCGCACGCGCTGGGCGTTGGTCTCCTGCTGCTCCAGGAGCTGGGCGACCTCTTCGCGGGCCCGGTTCAGCGCGGCCTTGACCTCGACGATCCGGGCGTCGCGCACCTTCTTGGCCCGCTCGATGTCCATGCCGAGCTGGTCGATCCGGCGCTTGCGGATCAGGCCCCACTCCTGATCGTAGGCGGTGCGCTCCTTGGCGACCCGCTCCCGGGTGGCCAGGTGCTGCTGGTACTGCGTCGGCAGCTGCACGTCCGGGATGTTGGAGCCGGTGATGCGCACGCCGTAGACGGAGAGCTGGCGGTTGAGCAGCTCCTGCATGTCGGCCACGTCCGAGCCGCGCAGGTCGTAGGCGCGCTCGGTGCGCATCTTGCGGGCGCGCTGACGGATCGCGTCCTGTACGGCGCTGGAGAGCACCAGGTCGAAGTTGCCCGCGCCGATGGTGCGGACGAACAGCACGGCGTCGGTGATGCGGAACTTCAGGAAGAACTCGATCGAGCGCAGCGGCACGTTCTCCTGCGTCGGGCAGGCCATCACCGGTGCCGAGTACGGGATCTCGGTGGCCGTGTCGACGACGAAGTCCACCCGGGACCACGGGTGCCACAGGTAGTGGCGGCCGGCGTCCAGGGTGCGGGTGACGGCGCCGTAGCGGGTCAGCACGCCGTTGGTGCCCTGCTCGATCTCGACGATCGAGGAGCGCCACCACCACAGCGCGCCGATCAGCAGCAGCACCACGCCGCCGGCGTAGGAGACGGTGGCCAGGGCGCCGTAGGCGAGGTCCCCGGCGGTCGAGTCGGACTCCGCCTCGCCCACGGACAGCATCACGCCCATGAGCAGGGCGTAGACGCCGAGCCACAGCGGCAGCATCCACCACAGGCGGCGCCGGTGGCGCGGGATGATGACCGGGATCAGGGTGTCGGCCTCGCCGCCGCGCAGCAGGCGCGCGATGTCGCTCCAGGGGGCGACGGCCTCGGAGATGACCGACCTGCGGTTGGTACGGGCGCTGCTCACTGGGCGGCCTCCTCGGATGTGTCGGAGCTGTCGGCCGATACGGCCGGGTCGGG
It encodes:
- a CDS encoding 3-oxoacyl-ACP reductase; the protein is MADRYLSFTGTAPGRFLTRRLGLPQPAALRRWSPEHPALKGDRLLLTAGKSDLDLSGAGLELTSSSDRPAAVLLDATGVRDVETLAEVHAALHPVLRSVADSGRVVVLGAPLDPADHHQAAVQQALEGFTRSLGKEIGRGRTVNLVRLADARAAGSTLRFLLSPKSAYVSGQVVEVGPADGMDGTDGTDGAFPAANATDRPLTGRTALVTGAARGIGEAVAETLARDGARVVVLDVPQAEQDARRVADRLGGTALALDITVPDAGTRIAEALPDGLDVLVHNAGITRDRRLVNMPAEHWSSVLDVNLASVLRTTDALLASGTLRRGGRIVATASIAGLAGNAGQTNYGASKAGVVGLVRSLAPRALAEHGVTVNAVAPGFIETKMTAAIPLFIREAGRRMNSLAQGGLPVDVAETTAWLADLGSGAVNGQVVRVCGQSLLGA
- a CDS encoding acetyl-CoA C-acetyltransferase — protein: MSSLLAPTVRRVAIIGGTRVPFARSDGPYATASNQDMLTAVLDGLVERYGLGDPGAVGEFVAGAVLKHSRDFNLARETVLGSKLDARTPAYDIQQACGTGLQAVIAAANKIALGQTESAIAGGADTTSDAPLGVNDELRRILLEARRAKSLGGRIRALARVRPSHLVPDIPRNAEPRTKLSMGEHAAVTARAFGITREAQDELAATSHQRLAAAYERGFFQDLVVPFRGLERDQNLRPGSTPEKLTALKPVFGVDRPAPTMTAGNSTPLTDGAAVVLLASEEWAERRGLEPLAYLTAYETAAVDFVRGDVADGEDGLLMAPAYAVPRMLARTGLALGDFDFVEIHEAFASQVLATLAAWEKRGLGPLDRARLNVTGSSLATGHPFAATGARIVATLAKSLAEKGGSGRGLISVCAAGGQGVTAVLERR
- a CDS encoding NAD-dependent epimerase/dehydratase family protein, producing the protein MRVFVAGGAGALGRRLVPQLVARGHQVTATTTSAAKLGLLERLGAEGVVMDGLDAMSVGEAVAQARPDAIVHEMTGLGSGKPNMRHPDRFFAPTNRLRIEGTDHLLAAAEATGVPHVVVQSFAQSYGPGAGLLTEEDPIDPGPVPVVRRLSAGVLHIQDVVPKAGGTVLRYGGFYGPGASDDVVDMVRKRKFPLVGEGTGWNSWIHLDDAASATVLAVEKQARGVFNIVDDEPAQVRDWLPYLAACAGAKRPMRVPRWLAKLLAGEFAVSLMTEGHGFSNARTKRELGWELRYPSWRQGFKEELI
- a CDS encoding AMP-dependent synthetase/ligase codes for the protein MSTPLPSFAPSAAYGDAPGPNLVQPETRRLDGAVREAYVPPFAPPVTHGSLADLPFDNAAAAPDAVVLSRRGEDGQWTDVTAAQFAEQVQAVAKGLIAEGLTPGDRIAVMARTVYEWTLLDFAAWAAGLVTVPVYPTSSVFQTRWILQDSGAVALVTETAAQAAALGPELDRVPDLRHMWVMDKGHVERLGELGAQQPDGEVGVRRGMLVPDTLATLIYTSGTTGRPKGCALTHGNFFAEVDNAIELLYPIFKARTSEEASVLLFLPMSHVFGRMVAVACVRARVRLGHAPSLKAQDLLPDLAAFRPTCLLTIPYMLEKVFNSARAKAETGGRVSSFDRAASVAERYGEALEAKAGGTGSGPSTALKTARAFYDPLVYRRIRNAMGGRVKYAICGGSPLGRRLAAFYTGAGIEIYEGYGLTETTGAATVTPPLKPRLGTVGWPLPGTRVRIASDGEILIAGDQVLRGYWDPAAGGVVPAAADGWLPTGDIGALDDEGYLTITGRKKELLITAGGKSVAPAPLENWLRSHPLISQCIVLGDRRPYVSALITLDMDGVTHWRRMNGKHSVPAELLVTDDELRAILQRAVDEANKLVSRPESIRRFAILPADFTEMDGHLTPSMKLRREAIMRDFATEVEGLYER
- the kstD gene encoding 3-oxosteroid 1-dehydrogenase; amino-acid sequence: MTTSAHPSRRHLLAAGAAGTVTASLGFTAAHAADLPLLGTYDVVVVGSGAAGMTAALTAAKQGLSCVVLEKAPTFGGSAARSGAGIWIPNNSVILAAGVPDTPAKAAAYLAAVVGPDVPADRQRAFLAHGPAMLSFVMANSPLRFRWMEGYSDYYPELPGGLPNGRSIEPDQLDGNLLGAELARLNPPYLEVPAGLVVFSADYKWLALAAVNLKGAAVAAQCLARGTAAALRGEKPLTMGQSLAAGLRLGLRSAGVPVWLGAPLTDLYVEGGTVSGAVVTRDGTPGLVRARRGVIVGSGGFEHNAAMRERYQRRPIGTDWTVGAKENTGDGIRAGQRLGAALGLMDDAWWGPAIPLPDRPYFCLAERTLPGGLLINAAGARFVNEAAPYGDVVHTMYDVNDTSPAIPSWLIVDQNYRNRYLFKDVAPALPLPADWYGSGAAHKAWTLDALAASIGVPAAALRSTVDRFNSQALKGEDPDFHRGDSAYDHYYTDPSVLPNSCLAPLWLPPYHAFRIVPGDLGTKGGLVTDARARVLREDGSVIRGLYAAGNASAAVMGHSYAGAGSTIGPAMTFGYIAAKDIAGTL
- a CDS encoding LysR family transcriptional regulator → MTLDDLRVFVAVCRAGSLSSVARELGCTQSAVSQHVKRLERETGVALLERQPRGVVPTQAGRVLEAAAAEGMSGLDLALRQLRDLVDGDSGYVRVATGATTVRHFMSEAVVAYRRRHPRVNLEFRTVSSGRGSFDALADGTLDLAWITLGPPVRGIEQRPVVGLPWVLAVRCDDPLAGRPYVDAGADMGDVRLIRLPPNSASAAHLDAACAELGVRFAHDTSVADWDTALLLAELGVGRAVVPALPGLSVPGDGDLRLIPVPALRPLPVGWAVRRWEALGPPARAFADLVESYRRAPGTGR
- a CDS encoding sugar ABC transporter substrate-binding protein, which gives rise to MRRLGIALAASASAMSLTACGVIDGIGGGESSASPEKGDDITVGLLLPDKDTARFEKFDYPLIKKEVGTLTKNKGKVVYANAEASPKKQSRQFQQMIDDEVDVILVDALDSKAIAPDVRKAKDAGIPVIAYDRLAEGPIDAYVSHDNELVGEVQGRAIVEELGSKAATGKVVMMNGDPADPNTARFKKGALEELEGEVNIVKRYDTEKWSPAVAKANMEKAIASVGVGDVAAVYSANDGMAGAVIDALKEAGAGRIPPVTGQDANLEAVQRIVSGEQFMTVYKSFLLEATNAAKMAVYKVQGRNIEFDALTQDSVDSPTQDDIPAQLVSVVALTKKNIKDTVIQDGVYTVDQICTSEYAADCAEIGLK